Proteins encoded within one genomic window of Candidatus Leptovillus gracilis:
- a CDS encoding tetratricopeptide repeat protein, with the protein MLKFHLLGRPQISLDDQPVMGFASEKELLLLCYLLLNPGEHSRPQLAGLLWGEMSEERARANLSTAVYNLRQLLPNAIEATRKTAVLNPDQPVWLDTAVLQQALDKNDATLDAAVAHYRGPFLDGLYPQDAPELESWLQQERERWRLLALTALDHLAQQHSQTGEWDKAIASLRRLLAIEPWREQSHRALMRLLARTDQFNAALRQYETCRTLLQEELGVEPMAETTAVYQSIQAARQRPHPHNLPPQPTPLVGRAAELGQLFTWFNDPARRLITLAGPGGSGKTRLALAAASDQAYAFLDGVVFAPLAEATNRAGLVQAIAAALGLTLVVGAEQAELLAYLRDKEMLLLLDNVEQALEPAADLVVALLEDAPRLHLLVTSREYLQLRWETRLPVAGLPTPPIAAVDVAAFDAVQLFVQMGQRVRPDFTLAGEETAVADLCRMVEGAPLALELAASLLDAEAPPQLLVQIRGSFDRLATTMRDVPTRHRSLRAVFDHSWALLTAAQQAALPRLALFHGGFTPPAALAVAAASPALLASLAAKTLIRATGNGRYALHELIRQYALERLGDQRQAAADHAAYFTAQLEQATGALRGPQQTAVARQLLADLANIEVAWQEGISAGNTALLLAMAPGLARFYEVAGLFQAGEAAFGAALDGLAAANPTLKLYLAAFLLERQEYAAAATAVAAAFAAGLPSPALLAQAHLIKAAVSLRQGNAAAAQETIAQALVEAEAAQNPWLQAQAWRLLGQLGERTGDYDQAEQAIRQALTIYEASGDPLGLARTYQALGSVYFRRGDYAAAKELLEKALAMQRQVDPTGLSSARVLVALGTVASNLGQEKQGEAYFQESLAVFQQMGDRANAALAANMLGRGAAWDYDFSRARTYYAQALAWYQEIGQRKGIADTQRYLADLALTLGQYEEAERWLTAVLETYRAIQDKRSVGTTLTRLALVSHYRGDRQTAEQQAEAALAIAAEIGNPLLRAYGLTSLGHALRGQKQWERATAVYHDAIIIWQALDMTGLLAETQAALSAVYHAAGRPSDAWPLLEAALTYLANNPQPDCDAPGEMYLHCVILLQAKGDKRAEQVLAHGIEMLRQQAVGITDAADRTVFLDGIESHRGLFALPIMTPKN; encoded by the coding sequence ATGCTCAAGTTCCATCTGTTGGGACGCCCACAAATTAGCCTGGACGACCAGCCGGTAATGGGCTTTGCATCCGAGAAAGAACTTCTCCTGCTTTGTTACCTGCTTCTCAACCCTGGTGAACACAGCCGGCCGCAGCTCGCCGGGCTGTTGTGGGGGGAGATGAGCGAGGAACGGGCGCGGGCGAATCTGAGCACGGCCGTTTACAACCTGCGCCAACTCCTGCCCAACGCCATTGAGGCTACCCGCAAAACGGCCGTTCTCAACCCCGACCAACCCGTCTGGCTGGATACGGCCGTTCTCCAGCAAGCTCTCGACAAAAACGACGCCACCCTGGACGCCGCCGTCGCCCACTATCGCGGCCCCTTCCTCGATGGCCTCTACCCCCAGGACGCGCCCGAATTGGAAAGCTGGCTGCAACAAGAGCGGGAACGGTGGCGGCTGCTGGCCCTCACTGCTCTGGACCATCTGGCCCAACAGCACAGCCAGACCGGGGAGTGGGACAAAGCCATCGCCAGCCTGCGCCGCCTGCTGGCTATCGAGCCGTGGCGCGAACAATCCCACCGGGCGCTCATGCGGCTGCTGGCGCGCACCGATCAGTTCAACGCTGCCCTGAGGCAGTATGAAACCTGCCGTACCCTGCTGCAAGAAGAGTTGGGCGTAGAACCAATGGCCGAGACAACGGCCGTTTACCAAAGCATCCAGGCCGCCCGCCAACGCCCCCACCCGCACAACTTGCCCCCGCAGCCCACGCCGCTGGTTGGCCGCGCCGCCGAATTGGGGCAGCTTTTCACCTGGTTCAACGACCCGGCGCGGCGGCTGATTACCCTGGCTGGGCCGGGCGGCAGCGGTAAAACGCGGCTGGCCCTGGCCGCCGCCAGCGACCAGGCTTACGCTTTTCTTGATGGCGTCGTTTTTGCGCCGCTGGCGGAAGCGACCAATCGCGCCGGACTGGTGCAGGCCATCGCCGCGGCCCTGGGGCTGACCCTGGTCGTGGGCGCGGAGCAGGCGGAACTGCTGGCCTACCTGCGCGACAAGGAGATGCTCCTGCTGCTTGACAACGTAGAGCAGGCGCTAGAACCGGCCGCCGATCTGGTCGTAGCCTTGCTAGAAGACGCGCCCCGGCTGCACCTGCTGGTCACGTCACGGGAATATCTGCAACTGCGCTGGGAGACGCGCCTGCCGGTGGCGGGACTGCCCACGCCGCCCATTGCGGCAGTGGACGTGGCCGCTTTCGACGCGGTGCAGCTTTTTGTGCAGATGGGGCAGCGGGTGCGGCCTGATTTTACGTTGGCGGGAGAAGAAACGGCCGTAGCCGACCTCTGCCGTATGGTGGAAGGCGCGCCGCTGGCGCTGGAACTGGCCGCTTCCCTGCTGGACGCCGAAGCGCCGCCGCAACTGCTGGTGCAAATCCGGGGCAGTTTCGACCGGCTGGCGACGACGATGCGCGACGTGCCCACCCGCCATCGCAGTTTGCGGGCTGTGTTCGACCATTCCTGGGCGCTGCTGACGGCGGCGCAGCAGGCGGCTTTGCCCCGGCTGGCGTTGTTTCATGGTGGCTTTACGCCTCCGGCGGCGCTGGCTGTCGCCGCTGCGTCACCGGCGCTGCTGGCAAGTCTGGCGGCCAAAACGCTCATCCGCGCCACGGGAAACGGCCGTTATGCCCTGCACGAACTCATCCGCCAATACGCTCTGGAGCGGCTGGGTGATCAGCGCCAAGCTGCTGCCGACCACGCTGCCTATTTTACCGCCCAGCTAGAACAGGCCACAGGTGCTTTGCGCGGTCCGCAGCAAACGGCCGTTGCCCGCCAACTGCTGGCCGATTTAGCCAATATTGAAGTGGCCTGGCAGGAGGGAATTAGCGCCGGAAACACGGCGCTGCTGCTGGCGATGGCCCCCGGATTGGCCCGCTTTTATGAGGTAGCCGGATTATTCCAGGCGGGCGAGGCCGCATTTGGCGCGGCTCTGGATGGCCTCGCGGCGGCCAACCCGACGCTGAAACTTTATCTTGCGGCTTTTTTGTTGGAACGGCAGGAGTACGCGGCGGCGGCAACGGCCGTTGCCGCTGCATTTGCTGCTGGACTGCCAAGCCCTGCCCTGTTGGCCCAGGCGCATCTCATCAAGGCTGCCGTTTCTTTGCGCCAGGGAAATGCAGCCGCAGCCCAGGAGACTATTGCTCAGGCGCTGGTTGAAGCTGAAGCGGCCCAAAACCCCTGGCTTCAGGCGCAGGCGTGGCGTTTGCTGGGGCAGTTGGGTGAACGAACGGGCGATTATGATCAGGCGGAACAGGCGATCCGCCAGGCGTTGACCATCTATGAGGCAAGCGGCGACCCGCTGGGGCTGGCGCGAACTTACCAGGCATTGGGGTCTGTCTATTTTCGGCGCGGGGATTATGCAGCCGCCAAGGAACTTCTGGAAAAAGCGCTGGCGATGCAGCGGCAGGTGGACCCCACTGGCCTGAGCAGCGCCCGTGTGTTGGTGGCGCTGGGCACTGTCGCCAGCAATCTGGGGCAAGAAAAGCAGGGAGAGGCGTATTTTCAGGAATCCCTGGCTGTTTTTCAGCAGATGGGCGACCGTGCCAATGCGGCGCTGGCGGCCAATATGTTGGGGCGCGGGGCGGCCTGGGACTACGATTTTAGCCGGGCGCGAACTTATTACGCGCAGGCTTTGGCCTGGTATCAGGAGATTGGACAGCGCAAGGGAATCGCGGACACCCAGCGGTATCTGGCTGACCTGGCGCTGACCTTGGGGCAATATGAAGAGGCGGAACGGTGGTTGACGGCCGTTTTAGAGACCTACCGCGCCATTCAAGACAAACGCAGCGTTGGCACAACGTTGACCCGGCTGGCTCTCGTCTCTCACTATCGGGGCGACCGGCAAACAGCGGAACAACAGGCCGAAGCGGCGCTGGCTATCGCTGCCGAAATCGGTAATCCGCTGCTGCGGGCGTATGGGTTGACCAGTTTGGGTCATGCGCTGCGGGGACAGAAACAGTGGGAACGGGCAACGGCCGTTTACCATGACGCCATTATCATCTGGCAAGCGTTAGACATGACGGGGCTGTTGGCCGAAACACAGGCCGCTCTGTCCGCTGTCTACCATGCCGCCGGACGGCCGTCCGACGCCTGGCCCCTGCTGGAAGCGGCTCTGACGTATCTGGCCAACAATCCCCAACCCGATTGCGACGCGCCTGGCGAGATGTATTTGCATTGTGTGATACTGCTGCAAGCGAAAGGCGATAAACGCGCAGAGCAAGTGCTGGCCCACGGGATAGAGATGCTGCGCCAGCAGGCGGTCGGCATTACTGACGCCGCCGACAGGACTGTGTTTCTTGATGGGATTGAGTCTCACCGAGGCCTGTTTGCTTTGCCCATAATGACCCCCAAAAATTAA
- a CDS encoding type II toxin-antitoxin system PemK/MazF family toxin, with product MVALSPASIVIIPFPFSDLSGTKLRPALVLAETGHDDWLLCQITSKAYIDPVAIRLSHVDLDKGELSAVSYARPLKLFTANAGLIVKRVALLKDDTFRDILTATIEALQKNLPSTS from the coding sequence ATGGTCGCACTTAGCCCAGCTTCCATCGTTATAATTCCATTTCCCTTTTCAGACCTTTCTGGCACAAAACTTCGCCCCGCTCTGGTTTTAGCAGAAACTGGGCATGATGATTGGCTTCTGTGCCAGATTACGAGTAAAGCGTATATTGATCCGGTTGCTATTCGCTTGTCTCATGTTGATTTGGATAAAGGCGAGCTAAGCGCTGTCAGCTATGCTCGGCCTTTGAAGCTGTTTACTGCAAATGCAGGTTTGATAGTTAAGCGCGTAGCCTTGCTAAAAGATGACACCTTCCGCGATATTTTGACGGCTACGATTGAAGCCCTTCAGAAAAACTTACCTTCTACTTCATGA
- a CDS encoding ABC transporter ATP-binding protein, protein MMDHVIETRDLTVYYNRHRGIIDVNLTVEKGEVFGFLGPNGAGKTTTQRVLLDVIRPTKGQAFIFGKDCQKEGVAIRQRVGYLPGELSLYANMKAQEFFEMIDALWGNQGDKAYRDLLCERLNLDADRKIREFSRGNKQKVGVVAAFMHKPDLLILDEPTSGLDPLVQQSVLEIVREAKADGRTVFFSSHILPEVQAVCDRVGIIREGELVATQRIEDLVRQHFKRVRLDFVTMPPADAFAFDGVTEISRDEQGVSLEIKANLNAVMATAVTYHITNIKTESVSLEDIFLAYYSRQNGGDHV, encoded by the coding sequence ATTATGGACCATGTAATAGAAACCAGAGACCTGACCGTCTATTACAACCGACATCGTGGAATTATTGATGTCAATCTGACGGTCGAAAAAGGAGAAGTGTTTGGCTTCTTAGGGCCAAACGGCGCGGGCAAGACCACCACCCAACGGGTCTTGCTCGACGTGATTCGCCCCACTAAAGGGCAGGCATTCATCTTTGGCAAAGATTGCCAAAAAGAAGGCGTCGCCATCCGCCAACGGGTAGGCTATCTGCCCGGTGAGTTGAGCCTGTACGCCAACATGAAGGCGCAAGAATTTTTCGAGATGATAGATGCGCTGTGGGGCAACCAGGGTGATAAGGCGTATCGGGATTTATTATGTGAACGGCTTAATCTGGACGCCGACCGGAAAATCCGTGAATTCTCCCGGGGAAACAAGCAAAAAGTGGGTGTTGTGGCCGCTTTCATGCACAAGCCCGATTTGCTAATTCTCGATGAGCCGACCAGTGGGCTGGACCCATTGGTGCAGCAAAGTGTGTTGGAAATAGTGCGCGAGGCGAAAGCCGACGGCCGTACCGTCTTTTTCTCGTCTCACATTTTGCCGGAAGTACAAGCTGTCTGTGACCGCGTGGGCATTATCCGTGAAGGAGAATTGGTGGCAACGCAGCGCATCGAGGATTTGGTGCGGCAGCACTTCAAGCGGGTACGGCTCGATTTTGTCACAATGCCGCCGGCTGACGCCTTTGCTTTCGACGGGGTGACAGAAATTTCCCGCGACGAGCAGGGGGTGTCTTTGGAAATCAAGGCTAATTTAAATGCGGTCATGGCAACGGCCGTTACTTACCACATCACCAACATCAAAACCGAGTCTGTCTCCCTGGAAGACATCTTCCTGGCCTATTACAGCCGGCAAAATGGAGGCGACCATGTTTAG
- a CDS encoding DUF389 domain-containing protein: MKLLSGVLPQEKKWRVLILLNPSGELGRAWQLGLALARANNGQLIVAALAAGENAETVAACQSTLTAAQGVCPPDCDTTALLVSGPDATQTLVDLTRKAGIDLLLAHADSQMRYDLNRVPCAVIALRGDREEVVGTTAVPRQSGLKKILVPTAGGPNTAHALTFLLPLTPDTQITVLYVASVHQVSGAEALGYARLRQLLEFVDANGRIESKLVQADSVSEAIVREAATGYDLVIIGSSRESSIDKALFGDIPGAVVRMSKRPVAVAREPRRLFANLGERLSWRLQMLIPRLSVTDRADAYVRIRRNARPDVDYYMLISLAAMIASLGLVVNSPAVVIGAMLVAPLMSPIIGVGLATVLGDARFLKRSITAVLQGVILTIMVGAIAGLITFNQPLSNEILARTQPSLIDLGIALFSGLAAAYALCRSDAAGALPGVAIAAALVPPLTAVGLTLMAAVVSLFQMPVLSLTAVLANDAFRLPLGALLLFMTNFVAIASASSFMFLVLGFRPTTTRKDRKRIQTRAFRVSLFSLVLVTALLAFFTFELLKSRQAEARIYQVTDQLVQEVVGAELVDLQIVSFQNGALQMELVVRSTSAIPLFAVESLQENIGATLSNEGILDKIGLTMEVIEVTKLDPLVPPAATPTVAPTPDPETADGSAE; this comes from the coding sequence CGGTGGCGGCCTGTCAATCCACGTTAACAGCGGCGCAAGGCGTTTGTCCACCAGATTGTGACACGACTGCCCTATTGGTTAGCGGCCCAGACGCCACGCAAACCCTGGTAGATCTCACGCGCAAAGCGGGAATTGACTTACTGCTGGCCCATGCCGACAGCCAAATGCGATACGATCTAAACCGCGTTCCTTGCGCGGTCATTGCCTTGCGCGGCGACCGCGAGGAAGTGGTGGGAACAACGGCCGTCCCCAGACAGTCCGGTCTCAAGAAAATCCTCGTGCCCACTGCCGGTGGTCCAAACACAGCCCATGCGCTTACCTTCTTGCTGCCGCTTACGCCAGACACACAAATAACTGTCTTGTATGTGGCGTCGGTCCACCAGGTATCTGGCGCGGAAGCCCTGGGCTATGCGCGCTTGCGGCAGTTGTTAGAATTTGTGGATGCCAACGGCCGTATCGAAAGTAAACTGGTCCAGGCAGACTCGGTATCCGAAGCCATTGTTCGGGAAGCTGCCACCGGATATGACCTGGTTATCATCGGTTCCAGCCGGGAGAGTTCCATAGACAAGGCGCTTTTTGGCGATATTCCCGGCGCAGTGGTGCGCATGAGCAAGCGCCCAGTTGCTGTCGCGCGCGAACCACGTCGTCTGTTTGCCAATCTCGGCGAACGCCTTTCCTGGCGTCTGCAAATGCTCATCCCCCGCCTGAGCGTAACCGACCGTGCCGATGCCTACGTGCGTATTCGCCGCAATGCCCGGCCAGACGTAGATTATTATATGCTCATCTCTCTAGCCGCCATGATTGCGTCGCTGGGGCTTGTGGTAAACAGCCCGGCGGTGGTGATTGGCGCCATGCTGGTAGCCCCACTCATGTCCCCGATCATCGGCGTGGGGCTGGCCACCGTGTTAGGCGACGCCCGGTTCTTGAAGCGATCGATTACGGCCGTACTGCAAGGCGTCATTCTGACGATTATGGTGGGGGCGATAGCCGGATTAATCACCTTTAACCAGCCGCTTTCCAACGAAATATTGGCGCGCACCCAGCCCAGCCTGATTGATCTGGGCATCGCCTTATTTTCTGGTCTGGCGGCCGCCTATGCCCTGTGCCGTTCCGACGCTGCCGGGGCGCTGCCGGGAGTGGCGATTGCCGCGGCGCTTGTTCCGCCCCTGACAGCTGTGGGCTTAACGTTGATGGCCGCCGTTGTTTCCCTTTTCCAAATGCCAGTGCTTAGTCTGACGGCCGTGTTAGCCAATGACGCCTTCCGTCTACCGTTGGGCGCGTTGTTGCTGTTTATGACCAACTTTGTGGCCATTGCTTCGGCTTCCTCATTTATGTTTCTGGTATTGGGGTTCCGGCCAACCACCACGCGCAAGGATCGCAAGCGCATTCAAACGCGCGCCTTCCGGGTCTCTTTGTTCTCACTGGTTTTGGTAACGGCCTTGTTGGCCTTTTTTACGTTTGAACTGCTGAAAAGCCGGCAAGCAGAAGCGCGCATCTACCAGGTAACAGACCAACTTGTACAAGAAGTGGTCGGCGCGGAATTGGTGGATTTGCAGATCGTTTCTTTTCAAAATGGCGCGCTGCAAATGGAGTTGGTGGTGCGCTCTACCAGCGCTATCCCACTTTTTGCCGTAGAAAGCTTGCAAGAAAACATTGGCGCCACCTTATCCAATGAAGGGATTCTTGACAAAATTGGCTTGACGATGGAAGTGATTGAAGTAACAAAACTGGACCCGCTGGTTCCACCAGCGGCGACGCCAACCGTGGCCCCCACACCTGATCCAGAGACGGCCGACGGAAGCGCTGAATGA
- a CDS encoding ABC transporter permease subunit, producing the protein MFRLLRQELYFRRNAMIGWGLALCFFPVVYVGLYPSFAEQMVNFQAMMDLAIYQAMGISMGSFEDYMASTVTNLVPVIISIYAVVSGTGTLAGEEDDGRLEMIITSPLPRWQIIATKAIATGFALLVILSTVGLAAALTLANISSQITTEVLPMNVFASLLAAWPLTMGFAMISLFLGAFTPNRRAASAIATAVVLISYLGNNLTGMIESLENLKWIFLFHYFDASANALLNGQVGSNVVALLLFSLAAFGLAAFFFQRRDITVGVWPWQKGKLPA; encoded by the coding sequence ATGTTTAGACTGTTACGACAAGAACTCTATTTTCGGCGTAATGCCATGATCGGCTGGGGACTGGCCCTCTGCTTTTTCCCCGTGGTGTACGTCGGTTTATACCCCTCCTTTGCCGAGCAGATGGTCAATTTTCAAGCAATGATGGACCTGGCTATCTATCAGGCGATGGGTATCAGCATGGGCAGCTTCGAGGATTATATGGCTTCCACCGTCACCAATTTGGTTCCGGTGATTATTTCCATTTATGCCGTTGTCAGCGGCACCGGAACCTTAGCCGGTGAAGAGGATGACGGCCGTTTAGAGATGATCATTACGTCCCCCCTACCCCGCTGGCAAATTATCGCCACCAAAGCAATCGCCACCGGCTTTGCCCTGCTGGTCATCCTGTCCACCGTTGGACTGGCAGCCGCCTTAACCCTGGCCAATATCTCCAGCCAGATAACCACCGAAGTGCTGCCGATGAATGTCTTTGCCAGTTTGCTGGCGGCCTGGCCCCTGACGATGGGCTTTGCCATGATCAGCCTCTTCCTCGGCGCATTCACGCCCAACCGTCGCGCCGCCTCGGCCATCGCCACCGCTGTCGTACTCATTAGCTACCTGGGCAACAATCTGACTGGCATGATCGAGTCGCTGGAAAATCTCAAATGGATTTTCTTGTTCCACTACTTTGATGCTTCGGCCAATGCACTGCTCAATGGGCAAGTGGGCAGCAATGTCGTTGCGCTCCTGCTGTTCAGTCTGGCGGCGTTTGGGCTGGCGGCGTTCTTTTTCCAGCGGCGCGATATTACCGTTGGCGTCTGGCCCTGGCAAAAAGGGAAGCTGCCCGCTTAG